Proteins from one Actinobacillus delphinicola genomic window:
- a CDS encoding peptidoglycan DD-metalloendopeptidase family protein, translating into MKKLFILPIAATVLSACSMQKPAPVVNVGSGDQGLNNPATTNSQIIDTRWNEEVKQLPMADNMPTDVAYNKMSSSRNDLILDNNFYIPRTVQGTPNYNKLVKGSYKARQYQVKQGDSLFLISYISGIPVDQIVKLNHLPKPYSLHVGQVLMLAPNESHVTDKDVASVQPIADKKVYIPRNPRTNKPEYNRMTKGFYHGNTYTVNKGDTLYLVSYISGQDVKEIARLNHLRPPYDLHAGQVIKLLPTSGNYRPVPESSVETRREEVRHHVAPAITHSARVAQTTKNTSQQHFMNTLLWQWPTTGKIIDSYSYADGGNKGIDIAGQLGQPVRAAAAGQVVYAGNALQGYGNLIIIKHNDDYLSAYAHNQKILVKDKQWVKAGQEIATMGDSGSNRVELHFEVRYKGQSTDPMRYLPKQQ; encoded by the coding sequence ATGAAGAAATTATTTATTTTACCTATTGCTGCAACGGTACTTTCTGCTTGTTCAATGCAAAAACCTGCTCCTGTTGTGAATGTAGGTAGCGGCGATCAAGGGTTAAACAATCCGGCTACAACAAATAGTCAAATTATAGATACTCGCTGGAATGAAGAAGTGAAGCAGTTGCCAATGGCAGATAATATGCCAACAGATGTGGCATATAATAAAATGAGTTCTTCTCGTAACGATTTGATTTTAGATAATAATTTCTATATTCCTCGTACTGTACAAGGAACACCGAATTATAACAAATTAGTGAAAGGCTCATATAAAGCTCGTCAATATCAAGTTAAACAAGGTGACAGCTTATTCTTAATTTCTTATATCTCTGGTATCCCAGTCGATCAAATTGTTAAGCTAAATCATTTACCGAAGCCTTACAGCTTACATGTGGGACAAGTATTAATGTTAGCACCTAATGAAAGTCACGTGACTGACAAAGATGTGGCATCTGTTCAACCTATAGCCGATAAAAAAGTTTACATTCCTCGCAATCCTCGTACAAATAAACCAGAATATAACCGTATGACGAAAGGTTTTTATCATGGGAACACTTATACTGTAAATAAAGGTGATACGTTATATCTTGTATCCTACATTTCAGGACAAGATGTTAAAGAGATTGCACGCCTTAACCATTTACGCCCACCGTATGATTTACATGCTGGACAAGTAATTAAGCTATTACCAACCTCTGGAAATTATCGTCCAGTGCCAGAATCATCAGTTGAAACTCGTCGTGAGGAAGTCCGTCATCATGTAGCACCTGCAATTACACATTCCGCACGTGTAGCACAAACTACGAAGAACACATCTCAACAACACTTCATGAATACGTTATTATGGCAATGGCCAACAACGGGTAAGATTATTGATTCTTACTCTTATGCTGATGGCGGTAATAAAGGGATTGATATTGCAGGACAGTTGGGGCAACCTGTTCGTGCAGCAGCAGCAGGACAAGTTGTTTATGCAGGTAATGCATTACAAGGTTATGGTAATTTAATCATTATTAAACATAATGATGATTATCTCAGTGCTTATGCTCATAACCAAAAAATATTAGTTAAAGATAAACAATGGGTAAAAGCAGGGCAAGAAATTGCAACAATGGGGGATTCAGGATCTAACCGTGTAGAACTTCATTTTGAAGTGCGTTACAAAGGACAATCTACCGATCC
- the ompA gene encoding porin OmpA — MKKTAIAFAVAALATAAVQAAPQANTFYAGARAGWASMHNDVKKLADQMQDQDEHLGIHRNSFTYGLFGGYQITDNFAAELGYDYFGGLKYKSEGHTVFKMHNHGTSLTLKGSYPIIDGLDAYGRIGAALVRSDYKVKDEGKVTYETHSLKVSPVYAAGLEYAPIPELGLRLEYSWLNNVGKLRDEDHNRVHFAPHIGAVTFGASYRFGQEAPVAPVQVSQTFALNSDVTFGFGKATLKPQAETALNDIYAQIASVHAQQVTINGYTDRIGSAKGNLRLSKERAESVAKYLEGKGLPADIVAVNGYGSADPVVQCAKEHGKALIKCLAPNRRVQISVNGTK; from the coding sequence ATGAAAAAAACTGCAATCGCATTTGCTGTAGCTGCTCTAGCTACCGCTGCTGTGCAAGCTGCACCACAAGCGAATACTTTCTACGCTGGTGCGCGTGCTGGTTGGGCTTCAATGCACAACGATGTTAAAAAACTAGCTGATCAAATGCAAGATCAAGATGAACACCTTGGTATTCATCGTAATAGTTTTACTTACGGTTTATTCGGTGGTTACCAAATCACTGATAACTTTGCGGCTGAATTAGGCTATGATTATTTCGGTGGCTTAAAATATAAATCAGAAGGTCATACTGTGTTTAAAATGCATAACCACGGTACTTCTTTAACCTTAAAAGGTAGCTACCCAATCATTGATGGTTTAGATGCTTATGGTCGTATCGGTGCTGCATTAGTACGTTCTGACTATAAAGTAAAAGACGAAGGTAAAGTAACTTACGAAACTCACAGCTTAAAAGTTTCTCCAGTATATGCTGCAGGTTTAGAATATGCACCAATTCCTGAATTAGGTTTACGTCTAGAATACTCATGGTTAAATAACGTAGGTAAATTACGTGATGAAGACCACAACCGTGTTCACTTCGCTCCACACATTGGTGCAGTAACATTCGGTGCATCTTACCGTTTCGGTCAAGAAGCTCCAGTTGCTCCAGTACAAGTTAGCCAAACTTTCGCTTTAAACAGCGACGTAACTTTTGGTTTCGGTAAAGCAACTTTAAAACCACAAGCTGAAACTGCATTAAACGACATCTATGCTCAAATCGCTAGCGTTCATGCTCAACAAGTAACAATCAACGGTTACACTGACCGTATCGGTTCTGCAAAAGGTAACTTACGTCTTTCTAAAGAACGTGCTGAATCAGTAGCAAAATACTTAGAAGGTAAAGGTCTTCCAGCAGATATCGTTGCAGTAAATGGTTACGGTTCAGCAGATCCTGTTGTTCAATGTGCTAAAGAACACGGTAAAGCATTAATCAAATGTTTAGCGCCAAACCGTCGTGTTCAAATTTCTGTTAATGGTACTAAATAA
- a CDS encoding OmpA family protein produces the protein MKRTAIALALATIATASVQAAPQPNTFYVGARAGWASTHHDVKKLAQASEMDDGYNDAGFHRNSFTYGLFGGYQITDNFAAELGYDYFGGVKFLHQGSTAFKMHNHGASLSLKGSYPILDNLDAYGRIGAALVRSDYKDKDHGDVTYETHSLKVSPVYAAGLEYAPIPELGLRLEYSWLNNVGKFRNEAGERVHFAPNIGAVTFGASYRFGQSAPVAPVQVSQSFALNSDVTFSFGQAQLKPDAKVILNDVSTQLANSNVSNLNVAGYADRIGPEKYNMKLSKERADAVAKYLEKQGVSSNIIHTAGYGSADPIVQCNDKTGQALIKCLAPNRRVEITADGMAN, from the coding sequence ATGAAAAGAACTGCAATCGCATTAGCATTAGCAACTATTGCTACTGCATCTGTACAAGCTGCACCTCAACCTAACACTTTCTATGTTGGGGCTCGTGCAGGTTGGGCTTCTACTCATCATGATGTAAAAAAACTTGCTCAAGCATCTGAAATGGATGATGGTTATAATGACGCAGGTTTTCATCGCAATAGCTTTACCTACGGCTTATTTGGCGGTTATCAAATCACTGATAATTTCGCAGCTGAATTAGGTTATGACTATTTTGGTGGTGTGAAATTCCTTCATCAGGGTAGTACCGCATTCAAAATGCATAACCATGGCGCTTCTTTGAGCTTAAAAGGTAGCTATCCAATCCTTGATAACTTAGATGCATATGGTCGTATTGGTGCAGCATTAGTTCGTTCTGATTATAAAGATAAAGATCATGGCGACGTAACTTATGAAACTCACAGCTTAAAAGTTTCTCCAGTGTATGCTGCGGGTTTAGAATATGCACCAATTCCAGAACTAGGCTTACGCCTTGAATATTCTTGGTTGAATAATGTAGGTAAATTCCGCAATGAAGCAGGTGAACGTGTTCACTTTGCTCCGAATATTGGTGCGGTTACCTTTGGTGCATCTTATCGCTTCGGTCAATCTGCACCAGTTGCACCAGTTCAAGTATCACAAAGCTTTGCTTTAAATAGTGATGTGACATTTAGCTTTGGTCAAGCGCAGTTGAAACCAGATGCAAAAGTGATTTTAAATGATGTTTCTACACAACTAGCAAATTCTAATGTGAGTAATCTAAATGTAGCAGGCTATGCAGATCGTATTGGTCCTGAAAAATACAATATGAAACTCTCAAAAGAACGTGCTGATGCTGTTGCAAAATATTTAGAAAAACAAGGGGTTTCTTCAAATATTATCCATACGGCAGGTTATGGTTCAGCAGATCCAATCGTTCAATGTAATGATAAAACTGGGCAAGCATTAATTAAATGTTTAGCACCAAACCGCCGTGTAGAAATTACTGCTGATGGTATGGCTAACTAA
- the cmoB gene encoding tRNA 5-methoxyuridine(34)/uridine 5-oxyacetic acid(34) synthase CmoB, with the protein MTNKPIDFRHFYQQIALSPLSHWLETLPAQLQQWEKQPHGEYEKWQKVIDFLPTLDIEDVDLKNAVKVTGKAPLSSGEKQRIIHHLMQLKPWRKGPYHLHDIHVDCEWRSDFKWDRLLPHLAPLKDRLILDVGCGSGYHMWRMVGEGAKMVVGIDPTALFLCQFEAIRKFLNNDRRANLIPLGIEEMQPLGVFDTVFSMGVLYHRKSPLDHLTQLKNQLAKGGELVLETLVVDGDENTVLVPMDRYAKMKNVYFIPSVPALIKWLEKVGFTNVRCVDVAVTTTEEQRKTDWLDNESLSDFLDPDNSQLTIEGYQSPKRAVILANKANN; encoded by the coding sequence ATGACAAATAAACCAATTGATTTTAGACATTTTTATCAGCAAATTGCATTAAGTCCGCTTTCACACTGGTTAGAAACGTTACCAGCTCAGCTTCAGCAATGGGAAAAGCAACCTCATGGCGAATATGAAAAGTGGCAGAAAGTAATTGATTTTCTACCTACGCTTGACATTGAGGACGTGGATTTAAAAAATGCGGTAAAAGTGACTGGGAAAGCGCCATTATCTTCAGGCGAGAAACAACGCATTATTCATCATTTAATGCAACTAAAACCTTGGCGAAAAGGTCCTTATCATTTACATGATATCCATGTGGACTGCGAATGGCGGAGTGATTTTAAATGGGATCGCTTATTGCCCCACCTTGCACCATTAAAAGATCGCTTAATTTTGGATGTTGGTTGTGGTAGTGGTTATCACATGTGGCGAATGGTAGGGGAAGGCGCAAAAATGGTGGTGGGAATCGATCCGACAGCTTTATTCTTGTGTCAATTTGAGGCAATACGTAAATTTTTAAACAATGATCGTCGTGCAAATTTAATCCCATTAGGCATTGAGGAAATGCAACCACTTGGTGTATTTGATACTGTCTTTTCAATGGGTGTGTTATACCATCGTAAATCTCCACTCGATCATTTAACACAATTAAAAAATCAGCTTGCGAAGGGCGGAGAGTTGGTATTAGAAACCTTAGTGGTTGATGGTGATGAGAATACAGTGCTTGTGCCAATGGATCGCTATGCCAAAATGAAAAACGTTTATTTCATTCCTTCTGTACCTGCTTTAATAAAATGGTTAGAAAAAGTGGGCTTTACAAATGTACGTTGTGTAGATGTAGCGGTTACTACGACGGAAGAACAACGTAAAACAGATTGGTTAGATAATGAGAGCCTATCTGACTTTCTTGACCCAGATAATAGCCAATTAACTATTGAAGGGTATCAATCGCCAAAAAGAGCCGTTATATTAGCTAATAAGGCTAATAATTAA